The genomic stretch ATGTAAGCacaaacatcctagatggttcccatggagtaccatgaatgtgaggggtgctaataccttcctcttgcataaccgacttctgaacctgttcgtggttgcgacgaccatactttggggttttctcgatattttccctttcctttggaatatataaaaaccgatggcgactctgtatttttcgcgtagcgacagctggcgactctgctagggagaCCTCCCTAAGCAAGTCAAGCCTAATCTAGGTTGCTTCCTCGCATGTGTGTATGCTTATCCTTTTGATATTGTTTTATTTATCGCCTTTTGCTTTAAATTTTGTAATATATTATATAATTCCATGGTTCTATGGTATCGATGGATACAAATCTGATTGGAAGTAGCCTTATGGGAaagactctctacccgagtctagagtgtaaacttgagatatgagaggttgagtagtatgggccactgagaagcttttctcgtaagggtcgatacgagaacctcgcttaGAGTAGATTCTCTTGCAGACGTTGACGACCGTCAAGCTTTTGGCGTAAGCGATCAATGTATtcattaggatccatgactctaaggacctttgtAGAACATTAAACCTATGGCCCATTAAGGTTGATGGTCGCATAGTGCGggtccccgagaagcttttctcgcgTGGGTCGGCACGAAGATCTCACTCAAAGTAGATCttcttgatggagttgacgaccgaCAAGCTTTTGCCGTAAGCGGCAAACAGTTAAGGAGGTCTGTGACTTTGAGACCCTTGTCTAAAACCTGATGTCGATGGTCGCGTAGTGCGGGCCCCTAAGAAGCTTTTCTTGTGTGGGTCGGTACGAAGATCTCACCCAGAAGAGGCTCATTTGAGGGAGTTGACGACCGACAAACTTTTCCCGTACGCGGCAAAAAGCCAAATGAATCGATGACTCTGGGGTCCCTATCTAACCCTAGACTGTGACTGGTGAGATCCTCATTCTGAGTAAGTAATCAGAGCTATCCTCCATCCGTATCTCGAACCCGTGATACCATGCCAACTTGTGTTGTCGACTTGTGGGAACCATGCTTGTGTATCATTTATTCACTCAgtcatgcattcatgcataaaaaaaatacaatattCATGCATCATTCTACATATCATCAAACAAAAGCCAGAAAACTTACCATTTGGCCCTTCTACCCAGAATCATCCACAGTCAAGCTGACTTCCCGACATTCATACTACACGCACAACAATAAAAGATTGCTCATGGATCAATTGGAGCAGAATCAAGCTGCTATGAGGGAAGATATGACCACTGTGAAGGCTCAGATGGGTCAGCTTGTTGAAGCCCTACAAGCTCTGGCTAGGGGACAAGAGGAAATGCGACAGGCTAATCTGAGAGCCTCTACTTCCAACCCTGTTGTTGTGACTATACCGGTGAATCCAACAGGAGGAGCTGGTACGCCTGCTGTAGCTCATCCACCTCCTGAAAGAGGTCCGGTGTATCAAAATGCTAATCAGACATTCAATATCCCCGCCAATGGGAGATTCCAACCTGAGAATGATGAATAACAGGACACTTTCTTCACTACAAAGGCTGACTCAGTTTATGAAGCTTTTGGTCCTTCTTCTGCTGACATCGAAAGGAGATTTCAAATGATGGAGGAGAGATTCATGGCGATGCAAGGTCCCGATACCTTTGGGTTAGATGTTGGCAACATGTGCCTAGTGCCAGACGTGAAAATTCCTCCTAAGTTCAAAGTCCCGAGCTTTGAAAAGTATCAGGGGGTCACTTGTCCAAAGACCCACATCCGAGCTTTCTGCAGAAAGATGACCGCTCATTCTAGTGACGAGAAACTCTTAATGCACTTTTTCCAGGACATTCTCAGTGGAGCTTCTCTAGAATGGTATATGCAGCTCGAGCGCACGCATATACGAACCTGGAGGGAACTTGCTGAAGCCTTCTTGAAGCATTATCAGTATAACTCAGACATGGCTCCCAATCGGACTCAGCTCCAAAGCCTCTCTCAGAAACCAGATGAAtcattcaaagagtatgctcagcgaTGGAGGGACTTGGCTGCCAGGGTTCAACCCCCTCTTCTTGAAAGAGAGCTGATAAACATGTTCGTGGATACCCTTGAAGGGCCttattttgaaaaaattattGGGAGTACCACCTCAGGATTCTTAGACTTGGTCATTGCTGGTGAGCGAATTGAGAATTGCTTGAAGATCAACAAGATATCAGACACAACAGTTGCAGCTAGTGGAGCAAAGAAGCCTCATTTCAGATTCTcaaagaagaaggaaggagagaccaatgctaTCGCTCAAGGGGGAGATAGAGGTTACCAAATTCCATACTATCCGGTGGCAGCTGTAACACCTAACCCGTATCCGCATCCAGCATATGTCATTCCAATTGGTCCTCCAACGATGCAATATCAGCAACCCTATGCTCCTCAGCAACCTGTTGCTCCGCAACAACAGAACTACTATCAGCAGGGTAGACAAGGACCAAGGAGGCCTCCTAGAAGGTTTGATCCAATTCTCATGCCGTATGGACTTCTGCTAGCTCACTTGCTCAAGGATTCGCATGTCCAGCTGAGAGAAGCTAAGGCTCCTCCTGTACCTCTTCCTCCCGGGTATGACATGAACGTTAGGTGCGAGTATCACTCTGGGATGCGGGGGCACTCGATCGAGAATTGTAATATCTTCAAGCACAAAGTACAAGACTTGATTGACTCAAAAGCAATATCGTTCAAGCCAGTTGTTCCAAACAACCCCGTGCAGATAAGTACATCTGCAGCGCCTTAGTCAGAGCAGTGGTAGATTTGAAGGATCGGTATCGGTGGAACTGTCTCGTCAGCTATTTCTAGAACCAAGACCCCAAGCAATGGGAGAATAAAGCGGATCAATCCAGCAATCTTTGGTTCAATCATTCATGTGTGATTTTCTTGATTGTCATTTGTAACATTCATTTGTAATAAACTCGtttgttttttaataataatgacattgaaatgaatatgcatgttttgaataaaCCCATTCGTGTCCACTCATACTTTATCTTATCAATATTCAAATGTTGGTTTTAATAGGAGGATGATGAAattaaaaacacaaaacaaattcACTGCTCGTACGCTTTTGAATAAAATCATGCTGATGATGTAagacattgtttcaaatcccaaacaccggagatataaggaagataatccctagtcaaccccttcgAGCCGaggagtaggagtttctttcttaaAAATAAAACCCTTAATCTCAAACCGGGGCAGGGTAGTCGTTAGTCAGTTTGACCAAGCGTTCAAATTTCAAAAAAGGAGTGTCCTATCTGAGGATCAACCATATCTTATCCCTCATAAGAGGTCGAAAACCACCAAATTCCAAATGGTTGTCCCTCACCAACAGAGGCATGGGGCGGTCACAACCCATTCAAATTAATGGACAGATGTCACACGATTTGTTTCAGcaaaaagaaacaaagaaaaaaaacaaaaacaaaagagaaagaAAGCCCACTAAGTCGAAAACTCGAAAACGAgtgacttaggaaaaaattaggaCATCCCTGTGGATTGTAAATCTAAACCGATCCAGCAAAAGTAGGAAAATCGAAAAATCTGCATAAGAGGAATCAAAAgaaaatcctcagcaagaacaaATTCGTGTGGCCACAAACCAAACAAAAGGTGCATGACCGCCACACCAAAAACCTCTTGGGTTCATTAACTTTCACTCCCAAGTCCCTTTTGGAAGAAGAGCGTTTGTTTCAAACTAGTTGAATGTAGGATTGGCGAACATCACGAAGAGCGGGTGGGTTAGGATATGTtcgagccttatatcctttctttTTAAAAACCGTGAACtaggccacgttacaacccttaaaagacctaattgaagcaaaGGTTTATTTCGAAGGCGTACTATAGTCAAAACGGTCATGTTAAAACTGACTCCTCATCAAGTTGCTCATTTTATATGTTGATATTGATATGACATTCGTTATCAATGATGCATTCATTAAATGTCAGAATTTCAGTGAGCATGTTTGGATTTCAAAACTGAATAAAAATGACATTGCATTATCATTTCCAAAAATAAACTTGTCTTACTCGTGAGTAAGCACCTGACATCAAGAGATCTGCCACAATGAAAGAACTTGATGGTCCCAAACGCCTGAGACCTCCGTTAAGCAGGGGCAAGCCACTTCTCTTGATTACATCAATCAGAATGTCTGAAGACTCTGTCATGAAGAAAGACAAACAACTTCGAGATCCCGTCGATTCGAGGCAGTCACGTCGAGAAATCTCTACAAGATTCAGTCAATCTGAAGTAGTCAAGGCGAGATTCAATCAATCTCTCTAAAGACCAGTGAATCAGGGACATTCCCTCAAAAATCAGCTAACTAGAGGCAAAGTTACTTCAAGGCTCGTACTGGGGTAGGCCACCCCAAGAGCACAAGAAGTCAATCTCTATGAAATGGTTAATCAGAGGAATGTGGTTCCCAGACACTGGGGCAGATCCGATGGTGACAATCCACGATGAAGTTGCTTTTTAACCTACGATTAGGGTAATCCTTGCAGATACCCAACAACTTGGGGCAAGACGATCCAAAGAGATGAAGGTTCTCTCATTGCCTGCGAATGCATTTCAGATCTAGCTTGGGGCATTCGCAGGTCTATGTCAGACCCATCCTCCAGCAATGTCAAGAAGTCAGATGTTGGGAAGTCATGCGAGACGGAACCCACCCTCCATAAATCATAAGCCTTGCAATCCAAGCAAAAAACTTCCTCAGCATTCATTGCATCATATCCAAGATTGGGGCATTCATAGACCCTCATATCATTGCATCAACCTGTCATGCATACTTCATATCATTTCATTTGTACATATCATCTAGCATATCACAAATCTCTCTAACAAGGAAGAATCAAGCCGAAAGCTCTCTTGACACTATTTAACTGCCCATTTTCGTTGGCATCTTTCCATAATCCACCCCGTTGGCATTACACAATAGAAAACGAATGACCTTTTTTACCCTTGTAAAGCTCCTAGTCGGCAACCCCGACAGGATTGTTCAAAGTCTTTCCTTTTTCGCTTACCTGCCGTAagcttgttgcctccttcatgGAGATGATTTCAATGAGATAACTCTCCTTTGGTGAGTTATTTCATTCTTGGTGCACGAAATCACGTCTCCCCCCTCGTTGCCTTTTGCACGAGAAGGGTTGTCTCTGTCAAGACTTTGCCTTTTGATTTGTTTCAAAATACCCAATGTAGGTTTGGTGAGTCCCGGGAAGGGTAGCCATGTTTCGAAAACTTCATCCCCGTCGGTGTGCCTATGGGACCCCCTGAGATTTTCGTATCTACAACAAAGTGCCCAATTGACATAGCCAACCAAAGCCCAGACCTTGTTTGGCAAACATCTTGCAAAGTCCAATTCTCATTGGCAAGACCCCACCTCTCAAATTTGAAAGACCAATCAAGCAGTAATCGTCAGTGTCTATCACTTTTTTTTCAATACCCGTCATTATTGATCTCCCTTCGCTCGTTAGTGTCTATCACTTTTTTCGATACCCGTCGGTGTTGATATCTCTTCCCCAACCACAGAGTTGTAGATAATCACCCTTCACTCAGTTTTAGATTTCATTACCTCTAACCCTAGAGTTGAGAGACTATCCTATACCCAATCTCAGAGTTGATGTCAGTACCCACTCCAACTTCAGAGTTGTTGCTTCTTCCTTCTTTCCAGCCTCAGAGTTGTTGTCTATTTCTCTTATTCCCAACCTCATGGTAGTTGTTTATCCTTTTCATATCCGACCTCGGAGTTGTATGTTTCCTTTTTCCAACCGCAGTGTTGCCAACCAAAGTGTTGTCGTCCCTTTTTCCAACCGCAGTGTTGTCGCCCCTCTTTCCAACCTCCGTGTTGCCGTCCCCTTTTCCAACCGCAGTATTGTAGTTCCTTTTCCAACCGCAGTGTTGTAGTCCCTTTTCCAACCACAGTGTTGTCGTCCCTTTTTCCAACCGCAGTGTTGCCAACCACAGTGTTGTCATCCCTTTTTCCAACCACAGTGTTGTCGTGCCCTTTTCCAACCGCAGTGTTGTAGTCCCTTTTCCAACCGCAGTGTTGTAGTCCATTTTCCAACCATAGTGTTGTCGTCCCTTTTTCCAACCGCAGTGTTGCCAACCACAGTGTTGTCGTCCCTTTTTCCAACCGCAGTGTTGTCGCCCCTCTTTCCAACCGCCGTGTTGTCGTCCCCTTTTCCAACTGCGGTGTTGTAGCCCCTTTTCCAACCACAGTGTTGTCGTCCCTTTTTTTCCAACCGCAGTGTTGTCGTTCCTTTTCCAACCTCAGTGTTGTCGCCCTTTTCAACCTCAGAGTTGTCATTGCTTATCGTATTACCCCAATCTCAGAGTTGTATGTTGCCTTTCTTTAtcccaacctcagagttgttgttccttttccaacctcagagttgttgtCAGAGTTGTTGTTTATCGTTTATTCTCCCAATCTCAGAGTTGAGCATCTGCTTGTTTCCAACCTCGAAGTTGACGTTTATCATTTTTCGCTCCCCGCCTCAGAGTTGGGCAGTTACATTTTTTCAACTTCGGAGTCGATGTATCTCTTTCAATCCTCAGAGCTTAGGACCTACTTTTTTTCCAACCTTAGGGTTGACAATTACCTTTTTTCGACCTCAAAGTTGAGTACCTACCTTTTACACTTCAGAGTGAATGTGTCGTGTTACCCCTAACCTCAGAGTTGTATGTCTTCTTATTCCCCGACCTAAGAGCTGAATAGTTATCTTTCTTTAGCCTCAGAGTTGAACGATTGTCTTTTTCCAACCTTAGAGTTGACGACTACCTTTTATCCCCAGCCCCAGAGTGGAATGGCTACCTTTTTCCCAACTTTCGAGTCGTTGTATCATTTTCTCATTCTCCAACCTCGGTGTTGATAACTGCAAACCCAACCTCCGAGTTGACGCCTACCTTTGTTCCCGACCTTAGAGTCGATGTTCAACTGCAAACCCAACCTCCGAGTTGACGCCCACTACCTTTGTTCCCGACCTTAGGGTCGATGTCCTACTATACCCAACCACAAAGTTGATGCCTACCCTTTATCCAGTCTCTGAGTCGATGTTGATCGCAACTTATTTCCAACCGCAGAGTTGAGAATGTCCAGTTTGTACCCCAGTCGCAGTATTGAGGTTAGGATGTTTTAATCCCCAGCGACAAATGTTGCTTTTGCTGCTGtccccaacctcagagttgtcGATTAACAATTTACCTTCCATTCGCCTACTGTCGTCCTCAGTGAGGTTATCTGCCATCCCGAATCCTAGGATTTATTTGGCGAACCATTTgatgattaaaaaaaattaataatcACCGTTTATCCTCCAGCGGAAAATTCTTTCTCAGTGCCTACCAAAGCTTGTTAGTAGAGGtaaaatgaaaaaataatcaATCATACTGCATTAGCATACTGCATATGTCATGCATATCTAACCGCTCATAAACCCATCTACCACATAACATCCCGATTCCCAGCAGCTGCCCTGCACAA from Lathyrus oleraceus cultivar Zhongwan6 chromosome 7, CAAS_Psat_ZW6_1.0, whole genome shotgun sequence encodes the following:
- the LOC127104279 gene encoding uncharacterized protein LOC127104279, which gives rise to MAMQGPDTFGLDVGNMCLVPDVKIPPKFKVPSFEKYQGVTCPKTHIRAFCRKMTAHSSDEKLLMHFFQDILSGASLEWYMQLERTHIRTWRELAEAFLKHYQYNSDMAPNRTQLQSLSQKPDESFKEYAQRWRDLAARVQPPLLERELINMFVDTLEGPYFEKIIGSTTSGFLDLVIAGERIENCLKINKISDTTVAASGAKKPHFRFSKKKEGETNAIAQGGDRGYQIPYYPVAAVTPNPYPHPAYVIPIGPPTMQYQQPYAPQQPVAPQQQNYYQQGRQGPRRPPRRFDPILMPYGLLLAHLLKDSHVQLREAKAPPVPLPPGYDMNVRCEYHSGMRGHSIENCNIFKHKVQDLIDSKAISFKPVVPNNPVQISTSAAP